Proteins encoded together in one Bacteroidales bacterium window:
- the fabD gene encoding ACP S-malonyltransferase: MKAYVFPGQGAQFVGMGKKLYEQSARAREMFEEANEILGFRITDLMFDGEEEDLKQTRVTQPAIFLHSVILASTLDDFHPDMVAGHSLGEFSALVANRALSFENGLNLVFKRAMAMQKACELQSSTMAAIIGLEDEQVEEVCREIDEIVVAANYNSPGQIVISGSLPGIDAAVEKLSALGAKRALKLAVGGAFHSPLMEPARLELEEAIQAAPFATPLCPVYQNVNALPSVDPGSIKANLVSQLTSPVRWTQTVRQMIADGAGSFTEVGPGKVLQGLIKKVDRGMETRSA; this comes from the coding sequence ATGAAAGCATACGTATTCCCCGGACAGGGGGCACAATTTGTGGGAATGGGCAAGAAATTGTATGAACAAAGTGCCCGGGCCAGGGAGATGTTCGAAGAGGCCAATGAGATACTGGGTTTCAGGATCACCGACCTGATGTTCGACGGAGAGGAGGAGGATCTGAAACAGACCCGCGTCACCCAGCCGGCCATATTTCTGCACTCCGTGATCCTGGCTTCCACCCTGGATGACTTTCATCCGGATATGGTGGCCGGCCATTCCCTGGGCGAGTTCTCCGCGCTGGTTGCCAACCGGGCTCTCTCTTTTGAAAACGGGCTGAACCTGGTATTTAAAAGGGCCATGGCCATGCAGAAGGCCTGCGAGCTGCAATCGTCCACCATGGCAGCCATTATCGGCCTGGAGGACGAACAGGTGGAAGAGGTGTGCCGGGAGATCGATGAGATCGTCGTGGCCGCCAACTACAACAGCCCGGGACAGATCGTCATTTCCGGATCGCTTCCGGGCATTGATGCGGCCGTGGAGAAGCTTTCTGCCCTGGGAGCCAAACGCGCCCTGAAACTGGCTGTGGGGGGTGCCTTCCACTCGCCCCTGATGGAGCCTGCCCGCTTGGAGCTGGAAGAGGCCATTCAGGCCGCTCCCTTTGCAACTCCCCTTTGTCCGGTCTATCAAAACGTGAACGCCCTTCCCTCCGTAGACCCCGGAAGCATTAAAGCAAATCTGGTTTCACAGCTGACTTCCCCGGTCCGGTGGACCCAGACTGTCAGGCAGATGATTGCCGACGGGGCCGGCTCCTTTACCGAAGTAGGACCGGGCAAGGTCCTGCAGGGCCTGATTAAGAAAGTCGACCGGGGCATGGAGACCCGCAGTGCCTAG